The following proteins come from a genomic window of Tenebrio molitor chromosome 9, icTenMoli1.1, whole genome shotgun sequence:
- the LOC138138784 gene encoding histamine H2 receptor-like, with the protein MTSMFLNIPLILISSLGILFNGYIVTAVLLTRQVTTANNILLLHLGAIDVLLGVLFLVFSVPGFTKSGWLTEGVPCVLHGFLYNLLHPLALWTICGLNCDRYYAIAAPLHYTHIVNAKKVLVGLGIGWTISFLLCLPPLFMVAPYTYIHGLEACAPDFSFGSGTLWYSTLYTAFTLLLPATLIICCNLKILMIARYHRHRIASAIYEVTLSAQVTITHQRNPFFVPTVTASASGPPKFKGRSAIYSVLQLVGSLAVLYLPYYSLIIWEATSGSFERISKKIHPHFFTTAMALLICSPPINGFLYGVKSKPLRKTFKNYWRKKQTKSEVNQEIQARTPSTCGSRRPSLTPLGFLTKPTLQTRLSEALLDVQKAVNSPQKHKIKRITTELSWRPASANSLNLLSREENGRKMKQTSSCNTLQVPVNDTEISVITEDDAKSAQKSPNRLNSTNFILQKIFGSEANEKKSEVVQNILDGTPKHSPRITITRTYSEESEASKRDVITRKHSLSSTTLLERKWRQLEKTAPAPTTKPLLDNSSNGSDSSETSETSSGKIFMALDNKLQETNENQLLLLTWPHKSEEKKHRPVLLKQKTIQSHDVVLH; encoded by the exons GTGACAACTGCCAACAACATCCTCCTTCTGCATCTGGGAGCGATCGACGTGCTTCTCGGAGTCCTCTTCCTGGTGTTTTCGGTGCCAGGATTCACAAAGTCGGGATGGTTGACGGAGGGAGTGCCGTGCGTCCTTCACGGTTTCCTCTACAATCTGTTGCACCCCTTGGCCTTGTGGACCATCTGCGGCCTAAATTGTGACAGATACTACGCGATCGCCGCTCCCCTGCACTACACCCACATCGTCAATGCCAAGAAG GTACTAGTCGGCTTGGGCATCGGTTGGACCATCTCCTTCCTCCTGTGCCTCCCGCCGCTGTTCATGGTGGCCCCTTACACCTACATCCACGGCTTGGAAGCGTGCGCCCCCGACTTTTCCTTCGGCTCGGGAACTCTCTGGTACTCCACTCTCTACACCGCCTTCACCCTCTTGCTTCCCGCCACACTCATCATCTGCTGTAACCTCAAG ATCTtgatgatcgctcggtaccaCCGCCACCGCATCGCCTCAGCCATCTACGAAGTCACCCTCTCCGCTCAAGTGACGATAACGCACCAAAGGAACCCGTTCTTCGTGCCGACGGTGACGGCGTCGGCTTCGGGCCCCCCAAAGTTCAAAGGGCGCAGCGCCATCTACTCGGTACTGCAACTGGTCGGCTCGTTGGCGGTACTCTACCTGCCGTACTACAGCCTGATCATATGGGAAGCGACGAGCGGTTCCTTCGAGCGCATCTCCAAAAAAATCCACCCCCATTTCTTCACGACTGCCATGGCGCTGCTCATTTGTTCGCCACCCATCAACGGCTTTCTCTACGGAGTGAAGAGCAAACCGCTGCGCAAGACCTTCAAGAACTACTGGCGGAAGAAGCAGACGAAGAGCGAGGTGAACCAGGAGATCCAAGCGAGGACTCCGTCCACTTGCGGCTCGAGAAGACCCTCGCTGACTCCTCTGGGCTTCTTGACCAAGCCCACCTTGCAGACGCGCCTGTCTGAAGCGCTCTTGGACGTGCAGAAAGCTGTCAACAGTCCCCAGAAGCACAAGATAAAGAGGATCACGACGGAGTTGTCGTGGCGGCCTGCGTCGGCCAACAGTCTCAATTTGTTGTCGCGCGAGGAGAACGGACGCAAGATGAAGCAGACCTCCAGCTGTAACACCCTCCAGGTCCCGGTGAACGACACCGAGATCTCCGTCATCACCGAGGACGACGCCAAGAGCGCGCAGAAGTCGCCTAACAGACTCAACTCGACTAATTTCATCCTGCAGAAGATCTTCGGCTCGGAGGCCAACGAGAAGAAGAGCGAAGTCGTACAGAACATCCTCGACGGGACCCCGAAGCACTCCCCTAGGATCACCATCACGCGGACCTACTCGGAGGAAAGCGAGGCGTCCAAGAGAGACGTCATCACTAGGAAGCACTCCCTCTCGAGCACGACTCTGCTCGAGAGGAAGTGGCGCCAGTTGGAGAAGACCGCCCCCGCCCCCACGACCAAGCCGCTCCTGGACAACTCCAGCAACGGGAGCGACTCGTCGGAGACGTCCGAAACGTCAAGCGGCAAGATCTTCATGGCCTTGGACAACAAACTCCAAGAGACCAACGAAAACCAGTTACTATTGCTCACGTGGCCTCACAAGAGTGAGGAAAAGAAGCACAGACCGGTGTTGTTGAAGCAGAAAACAATACAATCACACGATGTTGTTTTGCATTAG